Sequence from the Catenuloplanes indicus genome:
CGCGGACGCGGCGGAACTGCGCGACGACGACGCCCTCCGGCACGCCTACCTGGGGTTCTGAAATGGAACGACTCGCCTTCCTCACCGTGGACGGGCTGTCCCGTGGCGCGGTCTACGCCGCGATGGCGCTCGCGCTGGTGCTCATCTGGCGCGGCGCCCGGATCGTGAACTTCGCCCAGGGCGCGATGGCGGTGGCGGCCGCGTACGTCGCGCACAGCGTCACGGCCGCGACCGGCTCGTTCTGGCTCGGCTTCCTCGCCGCGCCGGCCGCCGGGCTGGCCCTCGGCTGGTTGGTGGAACGCCTGGTGATGCGGCACGTCGGGCACGACCGGCCGCTGAACGCGGTGATCGTCGCGCTCGGCCTGGTCCTGCTGATCACCGCGGTGCTCGGCATCGTCTACGGCAACGAGTTCCGGCCGGCGCCGCCCGCGTTCGACCGGACGGCCGGGTTCGCGCTGCTCTCGCCGTACGACATCTTCGTCTTCGGGTCCGTCGCCGCCACGGTCGGCGCGCTGGCGCTGCTGTTCACCCGCAGCAAGGCCGGCCTGCGGCTGCGCGCGTCCGCGTTCGCGCCGGAGGTGTCCCGGCTGCTCGGCGTGAACGTCGGCGGCATGCTGCTGCTCGGCTGGGTGCTCGCGGCCGGTGTCGGCGCGCTGGCCGGGATGCTGATCATCCCGACCGAGTTCGGCCTGCACCCGAACGCGATGGACCGCTCGTTCGTGGTCGCGTTCACCGCGGCCGTGGTCGGCGGCCTGGACAGCCCGGCCGGTGCGGTGATCGGCGGACTCGCGGTCGGCCTGGTGCTGTCGTTCGTCGGCGGCTACCTCGGCGACCAGGTCACGCCGCTGGCGATCATCGTGCTGCTGCTGGCCGTGCTGCTGATCCGCCCGGACGGCCTGTTCGCCAAGCCGGCGGCGAGGCGGATATGAAGCGTTATCTGTGGACGCTGCTGGGCGCGGCCCTGCTGCTCGCGCTGACCTACGTCATCCCGCCGTTCCAGAACTACCAGCTCGCCACGGTCGCGGCCTACCTGTGCGCGACCGCCGGGCTGACCGTCCTCACCGGACAGAACGGGCAGCTATCGCTCGGCCACGGCGCGCTGATGGCCACCGGGGCGTACACGGTCGCGCTGATGCAGAACGCGATCGGCAACCTGCCGCTGTCCCTGCTCGCCGGCGTCGTGGTCACCACGGCCGCGGGCGCGGTCATCGGGCTCGCCGCGGCCCGGCTCCGCGGACCGTACCTGGCCGGGGTCACGCTCGCGGTAGCGGTCGTCGTGCCCGGCATCACCACCATGTTCGACGACGTGCTCGGCGGCGATCAGGGACTCACGTTCTACCTGGCCCCGCCGCCGTTCGGCTACGACTTCCCGTTCGAGCGGTGGCAGGCCTGGATCGCGCTGGCCGCCGCGCTGCTCACCGTGCTGCTGCTCGGCAACCTCGCCGCCGGCCGGTACGGCCGCGAGTTCCGTGCGGTCCGCGACGACGAGATCGCCGCCCGGCTCTGCGGCATCCACCTGGCCCGCACGCAGATCCTCGCGTTCGTGGTCAGCGCGGCCGCGGCCGGGCTCGGCGGGGGAGTGCTCGCGGTCCTCGCCCAGAGCGTGTCACCCGGCGCGTTCTCCCTCACGCTGTCGCTGTTCCTGGTGATGGCCATCGTGGTCGGCGGGCTCGGCAGCCTGGCCGGCGCGGTCTGGGGCGCGATCCTGCTGGTGGCGCTGCCGGACCTGACCACGCGCGTCACCGAGGTGTTCGCGCTGCCGACCGGGTTGGCCCAACGGCTCGAGGGCAACCTGCCGCTCGCGATCTTCGGCATCACGCTGATCGTGGTGATGATCCTGGCCCCGGGCGGCCTGCAAGGACTGTTCCTACGGATCGTGAAACGAGGTCGATGATGCGCAACACAGTGCTGACGCTCGCCGCCGCGCTCCTGGTGGTCGCGGGCTGCTCGTCCGAGGCCGGCTCCGGCGGCGGCGCGGCCGTCCCCGGGGTCACCGACACCGAGATCGTCGTCGGTACGCACATGCCGCTCACCGGCCCGGCCAGCGCCGGGTACTCGCAGATCGCGCCCGCGACCAAGGCCTACTTCGACTTCGTCAACGCGGCGGGCGGCATCAACGGACGCAAGATCACACTCAAGGTCAAGGACGACGGCTACAACCCCGCCAACACCCAGCAGGTGGTCCGGGAACTGGTCCTCCAGGACAAGGTCTTCGCGATCCTGAACGGGCTCGGCACGCCCACCCACACCGGCGTGCTCGACTTCCTCAACAGCCAGCGCGTGCCGGACCTGTTCGTCGCGTCCGGCAGCCGCAGCTGGGACCAGCCGGGCAAGTATCCGGGCACGTTCGGCTTCAACCCGGACTACACGGTCGAAGGAAAGATCCTCGGGGCGTACGTGCAGCAGAACCTCGCCGGCAAGAAGACCTGTTTCCTCGGCCAGGACGACGACTTCGGCCGGGACAGCCTGGCCGGTGTCACCGCCGTGCTCGGCGACGCGGGCGTCGCGGTCAAGCAGACCTACACCACCAGCGTCACCAACGTCGGCCCGCAGGTCGACGCGTTCAAGTCCAACGCGTGCGAGGTCGTCATCCTGGCCACCGTGCCCGGCTTCACCGCGCTCACCGTCGGCACCGCCGCGCGCCAGGCGTTCACGCCACAGTGGATAGTCTCGAACGTCGGCGGCGACTACGACACGCTGGCCAAGTCACTCGGTGACGCCGCACCACTGCTCGAGGGCCTGCTCGGTGCGAACTACCTGCCGGCCGCGTCCGCCGCCTCGGACCCGTGGATCCAGCTGTTCCAGAAGATCAACACGCAGTACAACGCGGGTGCGCCGTTCGACGGCAACACCGTCTACGGCATGTCCGTCGGCTACCTCTTCGTCCAGGTGCTGCAGGCGGCCGGCCGGGACCTGACCCGCGAGTCCCTGATCGACGCGGTCGAGAAGGGCGGCTACACCGGCCCGGGCCTCGGCCCGCTGCGCTTCTCCGCCGACGACCACTCCGGCTACGGCGGCCTCCGCATGACCAAGGTGACCGGCACGGTCCAGGCCTACTTCGGCCCGACCTACGAGACGGACTCGGAGGGCGGACCGGTCAACGAGTACCCGGCGGCCCCGGCGGCCCCACCGGCGAACGGCATCCCACCGGCGGCCTAGTCCTGTATCGAAGTGGGGGTCGGAGCGAGGCGTGGTCCGGGTGTCGTCCGGGTGTGCGGCGCGGAAGCCCTCGTACCGGTGTGGTGCATGGGCTTTTGTGACGTGCGGCGAGGCGGCGCCGGGGCCTCGCCGCAGCCCGGCCATTCACTTCGATACGGGACTGAGGTGTATGCCCAGAGGGCCGGGCGCCGGCCCGGCCTTGTGCCGGTATCGCGAAAGACCGGGCGGGTGATGCCCGATCTTTCCGGATATCCCGCCGGCCGTTGCCTGAGCGGTGCGGCACGCTGCCGGCCGTCAGTGTCCCGGCGGCCTCCATGGTCCCGGGGCGACGCGTCAGGGATAGATGCGCGACAGCGTCTGTGCCACGCAGACCGGCTTGGTGCCGCCCTCGCGTTCGACCGTGACCTCCGCCGCGACCTGGAGCGCACCGTCCGCGACCGGGGTGACGGTGAGCAGCTGGATGCCGGCGCGGACCCGGGAACCGGACGGGAGCGGCGCCGGGAAGCGCACCCGGTCGAGGCCGTAGTTGATGCCCATCCGCACCCCCTCCACGCGGTAGACCTGCCAGGACAGCGCCGGGATCAGCGACAGCGTGAGGTAGCCGTGGGCGATCGTGGTGCCGAACGGGCCGGTGGCGGCGCGGGCCGGGTCGACGTGGATCCACTGGTCGTCGCCGGTGGCGGTGGCGAAGGCGGAGATCCGGGGCTGGTCGACGGTGGTCCAGTCGCTGTAGCCGAGGTGTTCGCCGGC
This genomic interval carries:
- a CDS encoding ABC transporter substrate-binding protein, producing the protein MMRNTVLTLAAALLVVAGCSSEAGSGGGAAVPGVTDTEIVVGTHMPLTGPASAGYSQIAPATKAYFDFVNAAGGINGRKITLKVKDDGYNPANTQQVVRELVLQDKVFAILNGLGTPTHTGVLDFLNSQRVPDLFVASGSRSWDQPGKYPGTFGFNPDYTVEGKILGAYVQQNLAGKKTCFLGQDDDFGRDSLAGVTAVLGDAGVAVKQTYTTSVTNVGPQVDAFKSNACEVVILATVPGFTALTVGTAARQAFTPQWIVSNVGGDYDTLAKSLGDAAPLLEGLLGANYLPAASAASDPWIQLFQKINTQYNAGAPFDGNTVYGMSVGYLFVQVLQAAGRDLTRESLIDAVEKGGYTGPGLGPLRFSADDHSGYGGLRMTKVTGTVQAYFGPTYETDSEGGPVNEYPAAPAAPPANGIPPAA
- a CDS encoding branched-chain amino acid ABC transporter permease, with product MERLAFLTVDGLSRGAVYAAMALALVLIWRGARIVNFAQGAMAVAAAYVAHSVTAATGSFWLGFLAAPAAGLALGWLVERLVMRHVGHDRPLNAVIVALGLVLLITAVLGIVYGNEFRPAPPAFDRTAGFALLSPYDIFVFGSVAATVGALALLFTRSKAGLRLRASAFAPEVSRLLGVNVGGMLLLGWVLAAGVGALAGMLIIPTEFGLHPNAMDRSFVVAFTAAVVGGLDSPAGAVIGGLAVGLVLSFVGGYLGDQVTPLAIIVLLLAVLLIRPDGLFAKPAARRI
- a CDS encoding MaoC family dehydratase, which codes for MRVFDSPDKLAAAAGEHLGYSDWTTVDQPRISAFATATGDDQWIHVDPARAATGPFGTTIAHGYLTLSLIPALSWQVYRVEGVRMGINYGLDRVRFPAPLPSGSRVRAGIQLLTVTPVADGALQVAAEVTVEREGGTKPVCVAQTLSRIYP
- a CDS encoding branched-chain amino acid ABC transporter permease, whose translation is MKRYLWTLLGAALLLALTYVIPPFQNYQLATVAAYLCATAGLTVLTGQNGQLSLGHGALMATGAYTVALMQNAIGNLPLSLLAGVVVTTAAGAVIGLAAARLRGPYLAGVTLAVAVVVPGITTMFDDVLGGDQGLTFYLAPPPFGYDFPFERWQAWIALAAALLTVLLLGNLAAGRYGREFRAVRDDEIAARLCGIHLARTQILAFVVSAAAAGLGGGVLAVLAQSVSPGAFSLTLSLFLVMAIVVGGLGSLAGAVWGAILLVALPDLTTRVTEVFALPTGLAQRLEGNLPLAIFGITLIVVMILAPGGLQGLFLRIVKRGR